A portion of the Acidisarcina polymorpha genome contains these proteins:
- a CDS encoding AGE family epimerase/isomerase has protein sequence MRHSFRRLLDPTLALAVGLTGWNGLISQTQSHTPPVAPDPITYLPATPASYHALSEQVHEMLRTDVLDVWFPRAVDSQHGGFYSDWTRDWMKAPSEGKFSVMQGRMTWIAAQAVLREPRTKAAYLPIVQHGVTFLRDVMWDKQYGGYYWGLADDGTISPRFGDRKQMYGISFCIYGLSGAYAATHDPETLEQAKRSFRWVEEHAHDDRNGGYFEWLTREGNPILVDPSAVRVEQAGGFPVGYKSMNTHIHLLESYTELYSVWKDETLRRRLQELLGIVRDKVTVQPGAMNLFFTSDWRPVPDHDSYGHDVEATYLLLEAAEALGETNDPTTERIARMLTDHALAYGWDDAHGGFFRDGTFDGRPEDKFKEWWVQMEGLNTLLLLHSKYGSNTSVYWQAFQKQLQFIRNYQEDPTYHGYYNLIDTDGKPLTTDKGSIWKGAYHDGRALMNVTERLNRMAAQTEGSH, from the coding sequence GTGAGACATTCCTTCCGCAGACTCTTAGATCCCACGTTGGCTCTAGCCGTCGGTTTGACTGGTTGGAATGGTTTGATATCACAGACGCAAAGCCACACTCCGCCGGTGGCCCCCGACCCGATCACCTATTTGCCGGCAACCCCGGCCAGCTATCACGCTCTCTCCGAGCAGGTACATGAGATGTTGCGCACCGACGTCCTTGATGTCTGGTTTCCGCGTGCGGTTGACAGCCAGCATGGCGGCTTCTATTCCGATTGGACGCGAGATTGGATGAAGGCGCCGAGCGAAGGAAAATTCTCCGTCATGCAAGGCAGAATGACCTGGATCGCTGCGCAAGCAGTGTTAAGAGAGCCACGGACGAAGGCTGCTTATCTCCCCATCGTTCAGCATGGCGTGACTTTTCTCCGCGATGTGATGTGGGATAAACAATATGGAGGCTACTATTGGGGGCTAGCCGATGATGGCACGATTTCGCCCCGCTTCGGCGACCGCAAACAGATGTATGGCATCAGCTTCTGCATATACGGCCTGTCTGGGGCTTATGCGGCTACGCACGATCCTGAAACCCTGGAACAGGCCAAGCGTAGTTTCCGCTGGGTCGAGGAGCACGCCCATGACGATCGGAACGGTGGCTACTTTGAATGGCTAACCCGTGAGGGCAACCCGATCCTCGTAGATCCCAGCGCCGTTCGCGTCGAGCAGGCCGGGGGCTTCCCCGTTGGCTATAAGTCCATGAATACTCACATCCACTTATTAGAGTCCTATACCGAGCTTTATTCGGTATGGAAGGATGAGACGCTCCGCCGCCGACTGCAAGAGCTGCTCGGAATCGTGCGCGATAAGGTTACCGTGCAGCCAGGCGCCATGAATCTCTTCTTCACCAGCGACTGGCGGCCCGTACCTGATCACGACTCGTACGGTCATGATGTTGAAGCGACCTACTTATTGCTGGAAGCCGCGGAAGCCCTCGGCGAGACCAACGACCCAACCACCGAACGCATCGCCCGCATGCTCACCGACCATGCTCTGGCGTATGGCTGGGACGACGCCCATGGAGGGTTTTTTCGAGATGGAACATTCGACGGCCGGCCCGAAGACAAATTCAAGGAGTGGTGGGTGCAGATGGAGGGATTGAACACTCTCCTACTACTTCACTCTAAGTACGGCAGCAATACCAGTGTCTATTGGCAGGCATTTCAAAAGCAATTGCAGTTCATCCGCAACTACCAGGAAGATCCTACCTATCACGGCTATTACAACCTTATAGACACTGATGGTAAACCCCTCACTACTGACAAAGGAAGCATCTGGAAGGGCGCCTATCATGATGGAAGAGCGCTGATGAATGTAACAGAAAGACTGAATCGGATGGCAGCCCAAACGGAAGGATCCCATTAA
- a CDS encoding glycoside hydrolase family 5 protein: MDRRSFVKGATAACILAASADSVTMGQTQGQAGSTQASRSTIRWKGFNLQWQQRKTDPSTKPAYEESDFQNMSNWGFTFARLPLSYWIWGKPTDWTYIDPEPLKRLDRAVDLGRQWNIHINLNFHRIPGYCINGRELEPADLFTGRAAERDRALQAAVYHWRYFAKRFKSVSSRNLSFDLINEPPKMRSYEGAFQERYVEIVQALVKAIREEDSDRMIFADGINIGQSPVIELADLNLIQSTRGYQPKAVSHYTATWVPKDEFETFKTPTWPLTDDKGVVWDRAKLKQEYIDKYKPLTDRNVLVHVGEWGCYNKTPHEVALAWMRDCISCWNQAGWGWALWNLRGDFGVMDSGRADVAYEDYQGHKLDRQMLELLREPPKETTA, encoded by the coding sequence ATGGATAGGAGATCGTTCGTCAAAGGGGCGACGGCGGCGTGTATTCTAGCTGCATCTGCTGATAGCGTTACCATGGGTCAAACCCAGGGACAAGCCGGTTCGACTCAAGCGTCGCGTTCCACAATTCGGTGGAAAGGCTTCAATCTTCAATGGCAACAGCGTAAGACGGATCCGTCCACGAAGCCAGCGTACGAGGAATCCGACTTTCAGAACATGTCGAATTGGGGATTCACGTTCGCCCGGCTTCCTCTTTCCTATTGGATCTGGGGTAAGCCTACCGATTGGACCTACATCGATCCCGAACCGCTAAAACGACTCGACCGCGCCGTCGACCTCGGACGCCAATGGAACATTCACATCAATCTTAACTTCCACCGCATTCCCGGCTACTGCATCAATGGCCGCGAACTGGAGCCAGCTGACCTCTTCACTGGCCGTGCCGCGGAACGAGATCGCGCTCTCCAGGCGGCCGTATATCACTGGCGATACTTCGCGAAGCGCTTCAAGAGTGTTTCGAGCAGAAACCTGAGCTTTGACCTCATCAACGAACCGCCAAAAATGCGCTCCTATGAAGGTGCGTTCCAGGAACGTTATGTTGAGATCGTCCAGGCTTTAGTGAAGGCGATACGCGAGGAAGATTCGGACCGCATGATCTTTGCGGACGGCATCAACATCGGACAGAGTCCGGTGATCGAACTTGCGGATTTGAACCTCATCCAAAGCACGCGGGGCTACCAGCCCAAAGCAGTTAGTCACTATACCGCGACCTGGGTGCCGAAAGACGAGTTTGAAACATTCAAAACGCCCACCTGGCCGCTTACTGACGACAAGGGTGTTGTGTGGGATCGCGCCAAGCTCAAGCAGGAATATATCGACAAGTATAAGCCGCTGACCGACCGTAACGTATTAGTGCATGTCGGCGAATGGGGATGTTACAACAAGACCCCGCACGAGGTTGCCCTGGCCTGGATGCGCGACTGTATCTCGTGCTGGAACCAGGCTGGATGGGGCTGGGCGCTCTGGAACTTGCGCGGCGACTTCGGAGTCATGGACAGTGGAAGAGCTGACGTCGCATACGAGGACTACCAAGGACATAAGCTCGATCGCCAGATGTTGGAGCTCCTGAGAGAGCCTCCGAAGGAGACTACGGCGTGA